A window from Esox lucius isolate fEsoLuc1 chromosome 16, fEsoLuc1.pri, whole genome shotgun sequence encodes these proteins:
- the ice1 gene encoding little elongation complex subunit 1 isoform X5, which translates to MRAELETKKSSETLSQCLSEEVARLKEQNSKTETIKKRLEDQLKTAADNSEQQNLENVQLKQENTALEKDLLKTQSLISVCQTSLKTCQKIAEEVQHLKEENARMSVLKHNLEKQLKAFEDCKVKQDHVITELKTQNSLLEQNLLHLQEQLEKMEKDKNKELNSISTQAASPEEPAFDKEKARRLLEELWMCVNPPSSHLAGLEHTKMTSRLPENSDNVCPTGGFFPSVNGDWSDPPAPRDHLVQSSPPTSASLRPLPQNTRESLQDPKKKTERPARKRKQPGDKNCLEIEEIMDWFKPLPPVLSPMPGSSAHGGLDSDLESGAGENRFAVEDGNCSNVSTMVCSSVTHPVRDPELPNQSARQPAPTNQKILRLEDAASQIVCGLTGQQLGNSSDERSSSRSPRQPPVSDIPHSTCMESPSSATETSVQRKIRVCDSEEKKGDAFTQVRDCLINSAEPPNSLSVCFGILQTSLALTQGNEVVEISPDMTEMGIESSSSDVRVPQIDNGPGFKSPVLNSPSNITHVSDPQAKTHTSMTCRDSNVTYLGDEIQTTYFQHSEGFKPGQQALIEGIQTSPKTDLVNVVIMEDAVSKCHISSASETEGHTPSSSRSQGKAPTPSQSEGKAAEGKAAEGKAAEGKAAEGKAAEGKAAEGKAAEGKAAEGKAAEGKAAEGKAAEGKAAEGSAPQAEGPAPQAEGPPPTAPRSEGPAPQAEGPPPTAPRSEGPAPQAEGPPPTAPRSEGPAPQAEGPPPTAPRSEGPAPTSPRSEGPSPQAEGPPPTAPQAEGLAPTAPPAGAEQPPAIPVVKPTAASGNSHIWLGKVRSEMGPPLPALLMPLTVTPPRTVKPANHGQTIGKLSCPSPMDGTVSTLGSQTASDCKKLRSLSLNTPPPASRVPSSPLLFGSATPKHAVPVPGRLPAFSASSSSSSPAQENSMRVLDSMYPELSARARTLSILRGNLGVSAAEAGSTSVSPASGFQAVNPSSTAFTKTEQRGKRSGANVLLPQGAKRLRLDNCSLGPGTASAGPNLVPRIPQHGNASQGERPSGNPAGKASISQAFEKISAQCFDLLPVIRGNLHVGNLSRKPILRDEEKEVISEFENNQSTGDDLMAAILGKLKSERSVLSGSDLQALVRVYTALCRRRRDWNHAHILACSLLQEEFPESVKLILFMVTTWPSVFSCRTLVCQAIHTVTKLKAQGEVLHCLTAYLGWEQCPPGDLDQLVSSTLTCIRAATEMSFQKHPRQGQDLNPVAWQYVFTLELLCSHTQWMWIHENLLSKELWPLMNSWVTQPRTRQTPIKDVTVAAVLRLIGRLGQLGLRERCVSSVKNIAGVINTFTRHGQSEGVPWEVQLAAVYTVYDLSPSDPREALAALASWRGETTQPVPPAVTSCITQIASLCRHQTKC; encoded by the exons ATGCGGGCAGAGCTGGAGACTAAGAAG AGCTCTGAGACATTGTCCCAGTGTCTTTCTGAGGAGGTGGCGAGGCTGAAGGAGCAGAACAGCAAAACCGAGACTAT AAAGAAGAGACTTGAAGACCAGCTGAAGACGGCGGCAG ATAACTCGGAGCAGCAGAACCTTGAGAATGTCCAGCTTAAACAGGAGAACACCGCACTAGAAAAAGATCTGCTGAAGACACAG AGTcttatttctgtctgtcagacATCGTTGAAAACTTGTCAGAAGATAGCGGAGGAAGTTCAGCATTTGAAGGAGGAGAATGCCAGGATGTCTGTTCT AAAGCACAACCTAGAAAAACAGCTGAAAGCATTTGAAG ATTGTAAAGTGAAGCAGGACCATGTCATTACCGAACTGAAAACACAGAATTCTCTTCTGGAGCAAAACCTACTACATCTTCAG GAACAACTAGAGAAAATGGAGAAAGACAAGAACAAAG aactaAATAGTATTTCAACTCAAGCAGCATCACCTGAAGAACCAGCGTTTGATAAAG AGAAGGCCCGGAGGCTACTAGAGGAGCTGTGGATGTGTGTCAACCCTCCGTCGTCACACCTCGCTGGTTTAGAACACACTAAGATGACATCACGCCTTCCTG AGAACAGCGACAATGTATGTCCTACCGGTGGATTCTTCCCTTCTGTGAATGGTGATTGGTCAGATCCTCCTGCCCCGAGGGACCACCTTGTACAGTCCAGCCCGCCAACCTCTGCCTCCCTCAGGCCCCTCCCACAGAACACCAGAGAATCGCTACAGGACCCCAAGAAGAAAACGGAGAGGCCTGCCAGGAAGAGAAAGCAGCCCGGTGACAAGAACTGCTTAGAAATTGAGGAGATCATGGATTGGTTCAAGCCCCTGCCCCCTGTCCTCTCCCCCATGCCTGGCTCCTCAGCTCATGGGGGTTTGGATTCTGACTTGGAGTCAGGAGCTGGAGAAAATAGATTTGCAGTAGAGGATGGAAACTGCTCCAATGTCTCCACCATGGTGTGCTCTTCTGTTACACATCCTGTCAGAGACCCTGAACTACCCAATCAGTCGGCAAGACAGCCTGCACCAACAAATCAGAAAATCCTTAGGCTGGAAGATGCAGCCAGTCAGATTGTTTGTGGGCTGACAGGACAACAGCTTGGAAACTCCTCAGATGAACGATCATCAAGCAGAAGTCCCAGGCAACCCCCCGTCTCTGACATACCTCATTCTACTTGTATGGAAAGCCCTAGTTCAGCCACAGAGACTTCAGTGCAGAGAAAGATCAGAGTCTGTGACAGTGAAGAAAAGAAAGGAGACGCCTTTACCCAAGTCAGAGACTGTCTAATAAACTCAGCAGAACCTCCAAACAGCctctctgtttgttttgggATCCTTCAAACCTCCCTTGCACTAACACAAGGAAATGAAGTGGTTGAGATCTCACCAGACATGACAGAGATGGGTATTGAGAGTAGCTCATCTGATGTCAGAGTGCCTCAAATAGACAACGGACCTGGGTTTAAAAGCCCAGTACTAAACTCTCCTTCAAACATTACACATGTCTCAGATCCACAGGCAAAAACTCACACATCCATGACTTGTAGGGACAGTAATGTCACATATCTTGGAGATGAGATTCAGACTACTTATTTTCAACATTCAGAAGGTTTCAAACCTGGTCAACAAGCATTGATTGAAGGGATCCAGACATCCCCTAAAACAGATCTTGTCAACGTTGTCATTATGGAAGATGCAGTGTCTAAATGCCACATTTCCTCAGCTTCAGAAACAGAAGGCCACACCCCCTCTTCCTCACGGTCCCAAGGCAAAGCCCCCACGCCTTCACAATCTGAAGGCAAAGCCGCAGAAGGCAAAGCCGCAGAAGGCAAAGCCGCAGAAGGCAAAGCCGCAGAAGGCAAAGCCGCAGAAGGCAAAGCCGCAGAAGGCAAAGCCGCAGAAGGCAAAGCCGCAGAAGGCAAAGCCGCAGAAGGCAAAGCCGCAGAAGGCAAAGCCGCAGAAGGCAAAGCCGCAGAAGGCTCGGCTCCACAGGCGGAAGGCCCGGCTCCACAGGCGGAAGGCCCGCCCCCCACGGCTCCACGGTCTGAAGGCCCGGCTCCACAGGCGGAAGGCCCGCCCCCCACGGCTCCACGGTCTGAAGGCCCGGCTCCACAGGCGGAAGGCCCGCCCCCCACGGCTCCACGGTCTGAAGGCCCGGCTCCACAGGCGGAAGGCCCGCCCCCCACGGCTCCACGGTCTGAAG GCCCGGCCCCCACGTCTCCACGGTCTGAAGGCCCGTCTCCACAG GCGGAAGGCCCGCCCCCCACGGCCCCACAGGCGGAAGGCCTGGCCCCCACAGCTCCACCTGCAGGAGCTGAGCAACCCCCAGCCATACCTGTGGTCAAGCCCACTGCAGCTTCTGGGAACAGTCATATATGGTTAGGGAAGGTTCGTTCTGAAATGGGTCCTCCTCTACCAGCTCTTCTGATGCCTCTCACCGTAACTCCTCCAAGGACAGTAAAACCTGCCAATCATGGACAAACCATTGGGAAACTATCATGTCCCTCACCAATGGACGGCACCGTTTCCACCCTGGGTTCCCAGACAGCGTCCGATTGCAAAAAGCTTCGCTCCCTGTCTCTTAACACCCCTCCTCCGGCATCGAGGGTCCCCTCCTCTCCGCTCCTGTTTGGGTCAGCCACCCCTAAACACGCTGTTCCCGTTCCAGGCAGACTCCCTGCCTTTAGCGCCTCCTCTTCGTCCTCCAGCCCCGCCCAGGAGAATTCCATGAGGGTTCTAGACAGCATGTACCCAGAACTCTCCGCCCGTGCCAGAACTCTGAGTATCCTCCGAGGGAACCTTGGTGTGTCTGCGGCCGAGGCGGGGTCTACGTCGGTCAGTCCAGCATCCGGGTTTCAAGCGGTCAACCCCTCGTCCACGGCCTTCACCAAAACAGAACAAAGGGGGAAGCGGAGCGGCGCCAACGTGCTGCTACCTCAGGGTGCCAAAAGGCTGAGGCTGGATAACTGTTCCCTCGGCCCTGGCACGGCATCAGCCGGCCCAAACCTGGTACCCCGGATACCTCAACATGGAAATGCTTCACAGGGGGAGAGACCGTCTGGGAATCCAGCAGGCAAAGCATCTATATCCCAGGCCTTTGAGAAGATCTCAGCCCAGTGTTTTGACCTGCTGCCTGTTATCAGGGGTAACCTGCACGTCGGGAACCTGTCTAGGAAACCCATATTGCGTGATGAGGAGAAGGAGGTCATCTCTGAGTTTGAAAacaatcag TCCACAGGAGATGATCTGATGGCAGCCATCCTGGGCAAGTTAAAATCTGAGAGGAGCGTCCTGAGCGGGTCTGACCTCCAGGCTCTGGTTCGAGTCTACACTGCTCTGTGCCGAAGGAGGAGGGATTGGAACCATGCACACATCCTGGCCTGCAGCCTCCTCCAAGAAG AGTTCCCTGAGTCAGTCAAGCTGATTCTGTTCATGGTCACCACGTGGCCCAGTGTGTTCTCCTGTCGCACTCTGGTGTGCCAGGCCATCCACACAGTCACCAAGCTCAAAGCTCAAGGAGAGGTGCTCCACTGCCTGACAGCCTACCTGGGCTGGGAGCAG TGTCCTCCTGGCGACCTGGATCAGCTGGTCTCCAGCACGTTGACGTGCATCAGAGCTGCAACTGAGATGAGCTTCCAGAAACACCCGCGACAGGGACAAGACCTGAACCCCGTCGCCTGGCAATATGTCTTCACCCTGGAGCTTCTCTGCTCCCACACACAGTGGATGTGGATCCATGAGAACCTACTCAG TAAGGAGCTGTGGCCTTTGATGAACTCTTGGGTGACCCAGCCCCGAACCAGACAGACACCCATCAAGGATGTAACTGTGGCTGCAGTCCTCAGACTCATAG GGCGCCTTGGACAGCTTGGATTGAGGGAGAGATGTGTCTCTTCTGTAAAGAACATCGCCGGGGTCATCAACACGTTCACCAGACATGGACAGTCAGAAG GTGTTCCCTGGGAGGTTCAGCTGGCAGCGGTCTACACAGTCTACGACCTGTCACCGAGTGACCCTAGAGAGGCCCTGGCAGCGCTGGCGTCATGGCGAGGAGAGACCACGCAACCTGTCCCCCCCGCTGTCACCAGCTGCATTACCCAGATTGCCTCACTATGCCGACACCAAACCAAAtgctaa
- the ice1 gene encoding little elongation complex subunit 1 isoform X1 has product MRPGENHSKKARIVSDTNVEACQNCTVLHQTLKEYVEALLVLKQNIIDSDQLLTEYQGKCNELQSSQRETSKLRLQLNELQLKVAPLEKQHAEYEAMRAELETKKSSETLSQCLSEEVARLKEQNSKTETIKKRLEDQLKTAADNSEQQNLENVQLKQENTALEKDLLKTQSLISVCQTSLKTCQKIAEEVQHLKEENARMSVLKHNLEKQLKAFEDCKVKQDHVITELKTQNSLLEQNLLHLQEQLEKMEKDKNKELNSISTQAASPEEPAFDKEKARRLLEELWMCVNPPSSHLAGLEHTKMTSRLPENSDNVCPTGGFFPSVNGDWSDPPAPRDHLVQSSPPTSASLRPLPQNTRESLQDPKKKTERPARKRKQPGDKNCLEIEEIMDWFKPLPPVLSPMPGSSAHGGLDSDLESGAGENRFAVEDGNCSNVSTMVCSSVTHPVRDPELPNQSARQPAPTNQKILRLEDAASQIVCGLTGQQLGNSSDERSSSRSPRQPPVSDIPHSTCMESPSSATETSVQRKIRVCDSEEKKGDAFTQVRDCLINSAEPPNSLSVCFGILQTSLALTQGNEVVEISPDMTEMGIESSSSDVRVPQIDNGPGFKSPVLNSPSNITHVSDPQAKTHTSMTCRDSNVTYLGDEIQTTYFQHSEGFKPGQQALIEGIQTSPKTDLVNVVIMEDAVSKCHISSASETEGHTPSSSRSQGKAPTPSQSEGKAAEGKAAEGKAAEGKAAEGKAAEGKAAEGKAAEGKAAEGKAAEGKAAEGKAAEGKAAEGSAPQAEGPAPQAEGPPPTAPRSEGPAPQAEGPPPTAPRSEGPAPQAEGPPPTAPRSEGPAPQAEGPPPTAPRSEGPAPTSPRSEGPSPQAEGPPPTAPQAEGLAPTAPPAGAEQPPAIPVVKPTAASGNSHIWLGKVRSEMGPPLPALLMPLTVTPPRTVKPANHGQTIGKLSCPSPMDGTVSTLGSQTASDCKKLRSLSLNTPPPASRVPSSPLLFGSATPKHAVPVPGRLPAFSASSSSSSPAQENSMRVLDSMYPELSARARTLSILRGNLGVSAAEAGSTSVSPASGFQAVNPSSTAFTKTEQRGKRSGANVLLPQGAKRLRLDNCSLGPGTASAGPNLVPRIPQHGNASQGERPSGNPAGKASISQAFEKISAQCFDLLPVIRGNLHVGNLSRKPILRDEEKEVISEFENNQSTGDDLMAAILGKLKSERSVLSGSDLQALVRVYTALCRRRRDWNHAHILACSLLQEEFPESVKLILFMVTTWPSVFSCRTLVCQAIHTVTKLKAQGEVLHCLTAYLGWEQCPPGDLDQLVSSTLTCIRAATEMSFQKHPRQGQDLNPVAWQYVFTLELLCSHTQWMWIHENLLSKELWPLMNSWVTQPRTRQTPIKDVTVAAVLRLIGRLGQLGLRERCVSSVKNIAGVINTFTRHGQSEGVPWEVQLAAVYTVYDLSPSDPREALAALASWRGETTQPVPPAVTSCITQIASLCRHQTKC; this is encoded by the exons ATGAGGCCAGGGGAGAATCATTCCAAAAAAGCAAGAATAGTGTCTGACACGAATGTTGAAGCTTGTCAAAACTGCACGGTGCTTCACCAG ACCTTAAAAGAATATGTGGAAGCTCTTCTGGTATTGAAACAGAATATAATTGACTCCGA TCAGTTGCTGACTGAATATCAAGGGAAGTGTAATG AGCTCCAGAGTTCCCAGAG GGAAACAAGCAAGCTGCGTCTGCAACTCAATGAACTGCAGTTGAAAGTTGCTCCTCTTGAAAAGCAACATGCTGAGTACGAAGCAATGCGGGCAGAGCTGGAGACTAAGAAG AGCTCTGAGACATTGTCCCAGTGTCTTTCTGAGGAGGTGGCGAGGCTGAAGGAGCAGAACAGCAAAACCGAGACTAT AAAGAAGAGACTTGAAGACCAGCTGAAGACGGCGGCAG ATAACTCGGAGCAGCAGAACCTTGAGAATGTCCAGCTTAAACAGGAGAACACCGCACTAGAAAAAGATCTGCTGAAGACACAG AGTcttatttctgtctgtcagacATCGTTGAAAACTTGTCAGAAGATAGCGGAGGAAGTTCAGCATTTGAAGGAGGAGAATGCCAGGATGTCTGTTCT AAAGCACAACCTAGAAAAACAGCTGAAAGCATTTGAAG ATTGTAAAGTGAAGCAGGACCATGTCATTACCGAACTGAAAACACAGAATTCTCTTCTGGAGCAAAACCTACTACATCTTCAG GAACAACTAGAGAAAATGGAGAAAGACAAGAACAAAG aactaAATAGTATTTCAACTCAAGCAGCATCACCTGAAGAACCAGCGTTTGATAAAG AGAAGGCCCGGAGGCTACTAGAGGAGCTGTGGATGTGTGTCAACCCTCCGTCGTCACACCTCGCTGGTTTAGAACACACTAAGATGACATCACGCCTTCCTG AGAACAGCGACAATGTATGTCCTACCGGTGGATTCTTCCCTTCTGTGAATGGTGATTGGTCAGATCCTCCTGCCCCGAGGGACCACCTTGTACAGTCCAGCCCGCCAACCTCTGCCTCCCTCAGGCCCCTCCCACAGAACACCAGAGAATCGCTACAGGACCCCAAGAAGAAAACGGAGAGGCCTGCCAGGAAGAGAAAGCAGCCCGGTGACAAGAACTGCTTAGAAATTGAGGAGATCATGGATTGGTTCAAGCCCCTGCCCCCTGTCCTCTCCCCCATGCCTGGCTCCTCAGCTCATGGGGGTTTGGATTCTGACTTGGAGTCAGGAGCTGGAGAAAATAGATTTGCAGTAGAGGATGGAAACTGCTCCAATGTCTCCACCATGGTGTGCTCTTCTGTTACACATCCTGTCAGAGACCCTGAACTACCCAATCAGTCGGCAAGACAGCCTGCACCAACAAATCAGAAAATCCTTAGGCTGGAAGATGCAGCCAGTCAGATTGTTTGTGGGCTGACAGGACAACAGCTTGGAAACTCCTCAGATGAACGATCATCAAGCAGAAGTCCCAGGCAACCCCCCGTCTCTGACATACCTCATTCTACTTGTATGGAAAGCCCTAGTTCAGCCACAGAGACTTCAGTGCAGAGAAAGATCAGAGTCTGTGACAGTGAAGAAAAGAAAGGAGACGCCTTTACCCAAGTCAGAGACTGTCTAATAAACTCAGCAGAACCTCCAAACAGCctctctgtttgttttgggATCCTTCAAACCTCCCTTGCACTAACACAAGGAAATGAAGTGGTTGAGATCTCACCAGACATGACAGAGATGGGTATTGAGAGTAGCTCATCTGATGTCAGAGTGCCTCAAATAGACAACGGACCTGGGTTTAAAAGCCCAGTACTAAACTCTCCTTCAAACATTACACATGTCTCAGATCCACAGGCAAAAACTCACACATCCATGACTTGTAGGGACAGTAATGTCACATATCTTGGAGATGAGATTCAGACTACTTATTTTCAACATTCAGAAGGTTTCAAACCTGGTCAACAAGCATTGATTGAAGGGATCCAGACATCCCCTAAAACAGATCTTGTCAACGTTGTCATTATGGAAGATGCAGTGTCTAAATGCCACATTTCCTCAGCTTCAGAAACAGAAGGCCACACCCCCTCTTCCTCACGGTCCCAAGGCAAAGCCCCCACGCCTTCACAATCTGAAGGCAAAGCCGCAGAAGGCAAAGCCGCAGAAGGCAAAGCCGCAGAAGGCAAAGCCGCAGAAGGCAAAGCCGCAGAAGGCAAAGCCGCAGAAGGCAAAGCCGCAGAAGGCAAAGCCGCAGAAGGCAAAGCCGCAGAAGGCAAAGCCGCAGAAGGCAAAGCCGCAGAAGGCAAAGCCGCAGAAGGCTCGGCTCCACAGGCGGAAGGCCCGGCTCCACAGGCGGAAGGCCCGCCCCCCACGGCTCCACGGTCTGAAGGCCCGGCTCCACAGGCGGAAGGCCCGCCCCCCACGGCTCCACGGTCTGAAGGCCCGGCTCCACAGGCGGAAGGCCCGCCCCCCACGGCTCCACGGTCTGAAGGCCCGGCTCCACAGGCGGAAGGCCCGCCCCCCACGGCTCCACGGTCTGAAG GCCCGGCCCCCACGTCTCCACGGTCTGAAGGCCCGTCTCCACAG GCGGAAGGCCCGCCCCCCACGGCCCCACAGGCGGAAGGCCTGGCCCCCACAGCTCCACCTGCAGGAGCTGAGCAACCCCCAGCCATACCTGTGGTCAAGCCCACTGCAGCTTCTGGGAACAGTCATATATGGTTAGGGAAGGTTCGTTCTGAAATGGGTCCTCCTCTACCAGCTCTTCTGATGCCTCTCACCGTAACTCCTCCAAGGACAGTAAAACCTGCCAATCATGGACAAACCATTGGGAAACTATCATGTCCCTCACCAATGGACGGCACCGTTTCCACCCTGGGTTCCCAGACAGCGTCCGATTGCAAAAAGCTTCGCTCCCTGTCTCTTAACACCCCTCCTCCGGCATCGAGGGTCCCCTCCTCTCCGCTCCTGTTTGGGTCAGCCACCCCTAAACACGCTGTTCCCGTTCCAGGCAGACTCCCTGCCTTTAGCGCCTCCTCTTCGTCCTCCAGCCCCGCCCAGGAGAATTCCATGAGGGTTCTAGACAGCATGTACCCAGAACTCTCCGCCCGTGCCAGAACTCTGAGTATCCTCCGAGGGAACCTTGGTGTGTCTGCGGCCGAGGCGGGGTCTACGTCGGTCAGTCCAGCATCCGGGTTTCAAGCGGTCAACCCCTCGTCCACGGCCTTCACCAAAACAGAACAAAGGGGGAAGCGGAGCGGCGCCAACGTGCTGCTACCTCAGGGTGCCAAAAGGCTGAGGCTGGATAACTGTTCCCTCGGCCCTGGCACGGCATCAGCCGGCCCAAACCTGGTACCCCGGATACCTCAACATGGAAATGCTTCACAGGGGGAGAGACCGTCTGGGAATCCAGCAGGCAAAGCATCTATATCCCAGGCCTTTGAGAAGATCTCAGCCCAGTGTTTTGACCTGCTGCCTGTTATCAGGGGTAACCTGCACGTCGGGAACCTGTCTAGGAAACCCATATTGCGTGATGAGGAGAAGGAGGTCATCTCTGAGTTTGAAAacaatcag TCCACAGGAGATGATCTGATGGCAGCCATCCTGGGCAAGTTAAAATCTGAGAGGAGCGTCCTGAGCGGGTCTGACCTCCAGGCTCTGGTTCGAGTCTACACTGCTCTGTGCCGAAGGAGGAGGGATTGGAACCATGCACACATCCTGGCCTGCAGCCTCCTCCAAGAAG AGTTCCCTGAGTCAGTCAAGCTGATTCTGTTCATGGTCACCACGTGGCCCAGTGTGTTCTCCTGTCGCACTCTGGTGTGCCAGGCCATCCACACAGTCACCAAGCTCAAAGCTCAAGGAGAGGTGCTCCACTGCCTGACAGCCTACCTGGGCTGGGAGCAG TGTCCTCCTGGCGACCTGGATCAGCTGGTCTCCAGCACGTTGACGTGCATCAGAGCTGCAACTGAGATGAGCTTCCAGAAACACCCGCGACAGGGACAAGACCTGAACCCCGTCGCCTGGCAATATGTCTTCACCCTGGAGCTTCTCTGCTCCCACACACAGTGGATGTGGATCCATGAGAACCTACTCAG TAAGGAGCTGTGGCCTTTGATGAACTCTTGGGTGACCCAGCCCCGAACCAGACAGACACCCATCAAGGATGTAACTGTGGCTGCAGTCCTCAGACTCATAG GGCGCCTTGGACAGCTTGGATTGAGGGAGAGATGTGTCTCTTCTGTAAAGAACATCGCCGGGGTCATCAACACGTTCACCAGACATGGACAGTCAGAAG GTGTTCCCTGGGAGGTTCAGCTGGCAGCGGTCTACACAGTCTACGACCTGTCACCGAGTGACCCTAGAGAGGCCCTGGCAGCGCTGGCGTCATGGCGAGGAGAGACCACGCAACCTGTCCCCCCCGCTGTCACCAGCTGCATTACCCAGATTGCCTCACTATGCCGACACCAAACCAAAtgctaa